The Arachis hypogaea cultivar Tifrunner chromosome 14, arahy.Tifrunner.gnm2.J5K5, whole genome shotgun sequence DNA window tcatagaTGCAAGAAATTGCattaaaattcaatctttaatgtatttttgaagaaatacatatttaatgttagtttttttttttttttttgcaagattatccaacataaaatatgtatttctcaaacaatacattagagattgaattttgatgcaattttgtgcaagtatgattaaaaaatgagatattattattcttaaaatttggtaattttttattgagtatatatttttttgtgaaaaaatcacaaaaaaatatatacttagaaaaaaatcactaaattttaagtataataatatctcatttttttaattatgcttgTAAAAAATCACGTCAAAAATCAATCTCtaaggtattttttaaaaatatatatttactgttgagtattgttgtgtttttaaattatttaaagacatttttgtcgatagtaaaatttGAGTGCATTGTTATCAGTGTTTGAATATTTCGGAGACGTTTTTAGTGGTTAACCCTTTGGTTTTTataaatgatgacaaacattatttgaGTTAAAAGCCCAATTATTTGTCTAACGTGTGTGCTGAGTAATGCATGCCCATCTATGTATTACTTCAACCCAAATGAGTGTTGCCTCAGAAACTTAATGTATTATAGCTCCATCATTTAAACTCATTACTTGCTAATGAATAATATATCAGTATATGAACTAAGGGAGAGAGCACCGAATcaaaaggaagaaagagaaggaTATCTGTCAACAACAAGGACAGCTGTAGTTCTAATAAAGCAACAAGACATAAGGACACTCTCATTTTTCCAAGGACATCAGCAGAGCAACATTCAGAATTTGGTGAAGTAAAACACAAAGTTGCAAGAGAACAAAGGTGGTGGTGTAGCTCCTCGAATAGCAGGGATAATGGaacaaaagaaaaaggtgatGCAAGCCAAAGAAGAAAGCAAAGCCAAGGACAACAGAGGTGGTGGACGGGTTCCTCAACCAGCAGAGTTAGTGgagcaaaatgaaaaaaaaggacTGCATGCCAACAGAGACAGCTCCAaccagtgacggatccagaaaattttgatagtggggtaaaatataataataataataataataataataataataataataaaaatattatgtgtatataaaaattagttatcaaattatttattaatcattatgtattcgtatataaatatatgtattgtttaatttatttttaatatgtattttttattttatatatatacaggtAGTTATTTTCGATGTAAATCTAACAtgattagtttttataatatctaattttacaaattaaaacactaaaattatcatttataaataggataaagtatattttttatcttaaagtttgacaaaaatttcaaaaatatccctaagttttattttgttttaattttgtcccaaaagttttcgatttgcatcaaatatacccttgacggctaatttttaaaaaaatttaagatcgattcaacaacaattacataagaacaacccctcaacacaagcaaatcaagcataattttcatgcatcattgttatattggtcttaaattttttgaaaatttagctttcaaggatatatttgatgcaaatagaaaatttttgggagaaaattgaaacaaaataaaacttaggggtacttttaaaacttttgccaaacttcagagaaaaaaaatatactttacccttataaATATATGTCTTTTTATATAGGATAATGCtacatattcatatttttttgttaaccaaGTCCAATTAAATTTGTCTAAGacaacaaaaatcagttatgactaatattattttaagttttattgtttAACTTGCATGAATAGAGTTAGTTCATAAAAAAACTTGGATGTGTAGTatttcttttacatatatataagaaaatacTTATTTAGAAATTTATTTCTTATACAATTAGAAGTCAATTTTTATTgagattcatagttgaaaaagttctttcaattaatgtagctgttacaaaaaaaattaaaactaatatgaAAAAAGATAAACAACACTCTTTCGAGTTAATTTCTAAGGAAAAAcacaaatttcatttaatttgagaattgatcattctcatgatatctaatatgaaatttttaaattacttaTGAAATAccaaaaattgagtaaaaaattattgtggggtcaaatttaataatttagtgggggcaaataaatattattatcatatactactcaaaaaaatttcaaatcataGTGGGGGCGATTGCCCCCACACTCCAATGCATACATCCGTCCCTGGCTCCAACGAGTAGCTGGTATAAGAAATGGATGATAAATTTAGAAAACTCCAAAATTAATATGATGATGATcacacattattaaaatatttaattacaaaattattaagttGAATTTAATGCACAtttgttgattaataattttgtcaTTATGCAGATTTTATGGATGGGCTTGAAAAAAATTGATCTAGCccaatgtaataataataatcaacctTGGTGCAAGAATGATATATAATATATGGCTAAATTATTATAGTTGGGCCAGAACTTTGGTAAACAagtccaaaataaaatatttgttgcAAGACCAAAGCTTGGTCCGAAActaaaattggaagaaagcaaagtTTCATGCTTCCCGCGGTTACATTACCCCACTAAGGAATGGAATTCAAAAtcattgaatttagtttaattgccttggtaacatgaaataaaaaatgCAAGTGATTTGATGACATTAAATGGGTTTTACACGTTACTAGACAAAAAGCATGGAAAGTtggttttaattgattttaattgattTCATTTATTACTACCaaaacttttcttttctcttctctccctcttttctctcttcaGATTCGGTCACATCCATCAGAGGAAGATGGAAGATGGAAGGAAGAACAAACTATCAGACGAAGGAAGAAGAAgctagaagaaagaaaatggctAAGGTGATAATGTCCTTAGCATAAAGAAAATCTACAGTAtggtgtggctgagatctttgTGACTAATGGTAAGATGTGGTGAAGAAGTCTCAAGCTCTCCATaaccaaaaatggaagaaatccaactcggtcagagaagaagatcccttGGGTATGGCTCATCTCTACTTTTGCTCATCCATaacaggaggtagctactgtagtTACATAGGGAAGAAGCAGAAGAAAGAGCAGATGGAGCTGTCAAGCATCAGGGACTCATCAGGGGTCAGGATTCCTTCTTGGGATGCAAGTCAAGATAAAAGGCccagattgatgaagcttggtgaGAAGGGATGAAAGTgcggtaattgcatgttggattttgcattcggttttctctcatctctctctgtccgaaccggtttgatttttgaagaagaaTAAGTTGGCTCGATTCAACCATTTCAACCTtagaggcttccccttctataataagggtgaacagccaaGCCTTGAAGTAAGGAGAAAAGGAGTGAAAGCGTAGAGTTCTTATAGCTACCCAAACTAACAGaaattcttctccttcaatgtttttcatgttgtatttttctgtttagttttgtctgtcttgagtctcatggaaaaaggcaaacagtgagatttgtatgaaaaattcatagagcggaaaaaagcagagtatacaaaattaaaagaaaaagccgtagatgtcctagaggtcctttgtacatctgtgttgtgtttcatgattctgtgggaatccccttacaagttgggttagcacttagcagttgaaagtttggtaggtgaccaagtcaagttcaggactGGGGATAGATTGGATACTTCTTtgtgtgattctctctctcttctactccatttcagtttctgttgctaaggagacaaaattgaaaattatCTCCTAACTGGGTACGAGACAAAGAAAATGTCTCGTGTCTGATTATGAAACAAAACGTAGAAAAATCTCcagaagttaattttaaaggcAGCAAGTATTACTCAGTGAAAAATGGACTAAGATTCAACCCTCCTTCTCTTAGGCACTGATTACCATCAATGGAATAAGCAAAATTGAAGGGCAAACTGAAGACATATAAGAAGTCTCACTCCAACATTTGAAGGCAACAAAAAGAGAACAAATTCAGAGCATCATCAATTCACACTTGAgctgaattctttttcttctactagtgcttaattttttatttttttttatggctATCTTATGTCATCTTTTGTATTGAGAAAAAAGGTTGAAAATGTGAGGAAAAAAAAAGTCATGAGAGAAAAggcaaaagaagcaagaaagatcCACTGAATTTCTGTGTATTTAAGTTGTTGAACTAGGATTAGTTCTCCTTACTAAATTGGGTTAGCACTTGGAGAGTTTGAATATGTTTAGATTCTCCTTTCAAGTTGGGACAGCACTTTGGGTAGCTGAACTTTGGTGAAAAAAGTTTAGTAgtagatactagttgaattagATTGAAATTCAACAGTATTGGTGATTGTGGATTATAGTAGAAATTCCACTatggtttgtggtggagactgaaTGTAGAATTCATTGTACttagaatcagaatcagaattaGGATACATGCTGGTCTCGTTCTCTTCTTCTGTTTTCTGTTACTTTTCTGCACAtaagacaaaacaaaaaaatgtcCGACATTTCTAACTTCCGCAAAAACAGAACTTGAAATGTTCAATTTTGAGTTAACTTGATTCAACCCCACTTCTCGAGTTATATTAGTACCATGAGAGTTGAGGAAGAGAGAGTGAGATCAGCTTTAAATACCTGGTATATGGAACATGATTCAACACGGCGAGATGGATAGCAGAGAGAAACACAGGAAGCTGATGATTTGCTGAGGTAAGGGTGAATGTACACTGAGTTGTGGCCATCTGCTTCAACAAAGTTGTGGAAGAAAGAATGTGTGGGTAAAGGCGATGAAAGAAGGTCTGAAGAGAAGAATTTGGGAGGGTCACCTTGATAATCCATTGATGGCAACAGAAAAGGTTCATCTTTTTCTCCTGTGAGAGCCATTTTGATAGGAAGAACTTGTTAACTTGAGTGAGAGACTGAGAGTTTTAGATGCAAATgttttttctaattatttataaGAGTTGTGTTATAATACGATGAATGTCATTGTTGCGTATCCATGGTTTTTTTTATTAGAGAAAACTATGCTGATGCCTCTTTAGAGAAGACAAGGGATAATTTTAGTTACATGTTGGCTTTTAGACTGTGTTATAAGCTTTGGCTTTTGAAGATACAACCAAACCATATGATAGATCGAAAGACTTGATTGCTATATGTTATAGGTGAGGGATACATGTGGAAGCATTTTGGATTTGCATTGACATGTGTTTTGTCTTTTCTATTTTATGGTTAAGTTTAGTTAATATTTGAAGTTATCCATCTGACTATAATAATTTCATCATCTGATTATTTTCATGTGCTAAAGTTCATTAGCTACTttgggtaaaaaaaaaaaaaactactgcTATACTAGCTAGAGCACTTAGCTCAAAAATTAGAACATGATTTTCAATTTATTGTTCAAAATCCTGATTTTCCTATAAGAGGCTCAACTATCCTCGTTCTCTTTACTCTTATTTTGCCAAGTGATGGAAAAAGGTTTATGCATCTTGTCTATCTTCCTAGTTATCCACTTTTTATAACATTCATATTTGCTATAATGTTGTTATTTCCAATATTTTCTAAATTAGATAGAAACATGTGTTAGcaattatcaacaaatatatctctaaaatttcagttcaaaattttaaagaaaacatCCCCATTTTAAAATGATCAGTATTTCTGATATCCTTTTTCGTAATTTCCTTTTCGAATCTTTGCTGATTTATTTTCACAAGAGTAAACAGAAGCCTTATGTTTTTTTTTCCACATTGAGTAAAGGAAAAGAGGTTACAATATACTAAACTTATACATAGTATCATCACTTTATGATAAAATTGAAATCATCATAAATGGTTGGAAATAAGGCAGTAATGACCGAATAAGTTGCCATCATAATCAAAACTACTTACTACTACCTCTGCTATGAATCCACCAAAGCAAATTACTAAATGAGTTGCCATTACCAAAATGCTTCAAGCTTCTAATCTTCTCCAAAGCACTTTCATTATCATAAACTCCTTCCAATGCATACACAAACCCCTTCCACCCTTCTCCAACACCATCTCTATCCAAAGCAGGCATTGTCCACTGCACAATCTCCTTCACAAAACTCTCATCGGAAAATAAGAATTCAGAAACAGGTATCAATGGTAAAAGCTGAACCGCAAGCCTACACTCTTTCCACAGAGGAGGTGCAAACCATAATCGACTTTCTCTCTTATTAGACCATAGAATCCCAATTAACTTATTCTCTTCTACAAAACCTTTTTCATACATATTACTATCTCCTTCTCCATTTACATGCCACCACATCTTAGCTGCATGAATTTCCAATGCTGCCAGAGTTGATCCTAATATAACAAGTTCTGTATCATTATATGCCAAACCCAACAATGCTGCTGAATAGTATGCATTTATAGCTTCACTTGTGCCCATTTGATTCCTTCCGTCAGCAAATTCGGTTAGTCCTCCGGCCCAAGAGTGCAATTTGTAAAGATCAAAACACCTTAAACGTGTGTAATGATAATGATTCAAAGTTGAATGATAATGTTCAGCCTTTCCTCCTCCTAAGTTCATAAAATCTGACATAATTGAATAGGCTTGAGGCTTGTACTTCTTACCCCATTTTGGATCAATCTTTGCTAGCACTGCAATCCCATAGAGAAAGTATcccaaatgataatggtgattATTGTAAACTCCAAAGCCAAATTCAGCACCTGGATCAGTCGAACCTTGTTTGGTAACAATTCCGCCCCATTTCTCATCATATAGAAATCCATTGCCATTGAAAGTTCCATTTAGCCATGGATCAATGGTTTCACTCAAGAACTTTTTAACCTTAGCAACCACACCAAGAAAACCAACCTCTTCTCCTATCAAAGCCAACCTTGCTGCCCTTGCTATCAATTTCCCATAAAAGTAAGTTGAAGTAGTTGTTATTGCAGAAGAATCTAGATCCTCAACATCTTTAGAAAGTGCTGATTTGATTTCATCATAGGATTCTTCTTTCAGTCCTCTGTTGGAATGCCAATTCACAGGAACAGGATCAGTTTCCAATAACCATGAAtctccaacaacaccaacaagGTCCCCATCAATGCTTCTATACTTAAAATGTTCAAGAACATTCACATTACCCTCATCTTTAGACAGAAGTTGAAGATGGAGAGGGTGAGCTAGCATCAACAAATTGCCAAAACCTTTCTTCTGCCATTTGTATTCAACACAATATGGCTTATTGAACAAAACATCCCCAGAAAGAGGGTAGCAAGAACTGTACTTGTCAAGAACAACCTCGGTTTTTGAACTTGAATCTGGTATAACTGCTATCCGAAGCATCACAGGAGCCCCATCAGAGGAATTATTGGAGAAAGTGAGCTTCAAGTCATGGCTGAAACTAAATTTGATCAGTGAAGAAGTATAGATAAGCCAATTCTGACCATTGCCAAGTTTAAGAGAATACTTGTTGGGTGAAccatttgaagaaaaagaagagaaactgTGTATGGAAGTTATACAAAGAGATTCATTTCGAGACAAAGAAACAGTAACATAAGGGCTTCCCCTAACAAGGAAGAAAGTGAGATTGGAAGAGGGAAAATCAAGAGTGACACTGAGATCACTGAAGGAAGATATTACATGGCGAGAAAGAGAACTTGTTGAGGAAGATATAGTGAGATCAGGTGTGAAGACTTGGTGCATGGAATGAGAGGAGACAGAGAGAGAAGGGTAGCAGATAGAAAGAGAGGAATCAGAGGGTTTGATGAGGTAAGGGTGAATGTACTCTTTATTGTTGCCATCGTTGAGGACGAAGTTCTGGAAGAATGAGTTTGTAGGCAAAGCAGAAGAGAAAAGGTTTTTAGAGAAGAACTTTGAAGGGTCAGGGAGCACTTTGGAGTTTGTGAGTGGGAAGAGAAAAGGTTGTTCATCATCATCTAAGTGTGTTATGTTTGCCATTATCTGCATCTGCATGCATGAAGTGATTTTGAGGAGTGTTGATGTGAAGTGATTTTATATATACAATGAGAGAATGTGAGATAGTTAAGACTTAAGATCACTTtttgcctcttcctcttcttcagcacagAAAAGATAACTTAAACCCATTTTAATTTAATGACTATAATTATTCTTAGGTGAGCCTGTTGGATTTCCTATGTAATAGTAGTAGCCTATTACAGTAATTATTACATCTAGAAAATTGTTTGGTGACATCTAGAAAATTGTGTTTTCTGAAAGGGTAAATAGGAAAGGAATCCACTCACATACATAGTCAAACtatgaaaaaatatagaaagaataaTAAAGCTAATTTTATGGGGTTTTTTTGTTTGGTGTTTAATTttggtttaaattattttttataaaaattttaaaatatttaaaattttttaacttttatattttttaattaaaaatgaattatttaACCTATTTTAATAATTAGGCAACATTTTTTAGACATTATAATCAGGGATAGAACCTAATTGAGAGAGTGGAGTCATCCGGCTATGGTTctcctaaattttttataaaaaaattaatagtacttcttcaaaaataaaagatagttTAGTTGCTTCAAATAATTATTCGTATTTCGTAACTCTCTATTTCACAAGTAATATTTTTTCtacttttgaatttaaatataaaaaattaggtatttttatttatttaatttaatattattttatattttattttttatttaatttaattttttatatgataaaaaattttaaaatatttaataaatattaatattattgtatttatataaattaataaaaaaattttaataaatattataaatttttaaaaaatactattataaattattttatattttttatttttaaaattatttatttattatcttataaTTGGTGAcaaatttaaaaagtaattatatttataaattttatttaatataaatattattgttatatttttatgttaaatttttggctttctaaaattttatttcaacCTCTGCCACTTGATCATAACAAACACCAAATAATAATGAGTAATGTTAcgtgaattttatattttatataaataaaatatgattttatCATCAAATAACTCATCTTTTCATATTTATTACACGTGAGTATTGGTCAATATAAAATTGCCTTTTCGTGAGaatatgatattttaaagtttatttaaaaatttaatatatttaattaatttattatctaactaattattatttttatataaaaataaatttatatgagtaattattatttaagaatgaatttaattttaatttattgataatataaaatattttatacaattaatcaattatatttattttaaaaaaataatttaaataataactatttatattaaaaataatttataaataaattatcttatatttattatttttagttttaaaatatttattttaaaaaaatatataataaaagttttttattattaaaaaaaaaattatttttttaactcttcTATAAACACTTAATATGAAGGGACGAATTTTGAATTATACTCCATTGGATAGTGTACTGTTCTACTTCATGATTGAATTGTTCTTTAATTAGAAAAAAAGCTGCAAACTTTAACATCATCATTTTTGTTCAACTATGCAACAATATTATGTAACTCAATGGGATAACTGAACTATAAGTCAGTCCTCATCAAGAACCATACATTCAACATTCAACACACTATCACAATAATCTAAACCTTAAAATATTAGGGCAGCAATGACAGAAGCAATATTGTTTCTCATGACAGGATCCCATTTTTCTATAATCATGTCTGCTGTGAATCCACCACAAGAGATTGCTCAATGTGTTGCCAGCATCAAAACGCTTTAAGCTTCTAATCTTCTCCAATGCAACTTGATTATTATAAATTCCTTCAAGTGCATACACAAAACCCATCCATCCGTCTCCTACTCTATATCCAGATGGTGACCACTTCACAAGGTCCTTAACAAAATCAACATTGGAGAATAAGAACTCAGTAATAGGCAATAAGGGTAACACATGAAGGCCAATCTTACACTCAGTCTCACTATAACAATAGCGCATTTTACAAAGTCTATTTTTCTCAGAAACATAACCAACTAACTTATTTCCTTGAGCAAAATCTTCTTCATACAGATTATCACCCTCTTTCACATGCCACCACATCTTAGCAGCATGAATCTCCAGTGATGCAAGAGTTGATCCAATGGAAGCAAGATGGATGTCACCATAAGCTAGGCCCATCAATGCAGCAGAATAGTAAATATTTACAGCTTCACTGGT harbors:
- the LOC112744706 gene encoding glucan endo-1,3-beta-D-glucosidase-like; protein product: MQMQIMANITHLDDDEQPFLFPLTNSKVLPDPSKFFSKNLFSSALPTNSFFQNFVLNDGNNKEYIHPYLIKPSDSSLSICYPSLSVSSHSMHQVFTPDLTISSSTSSLSRHVISSFSDLSVTLDFPSSNLTFFLVRGSPYVTVSLSRNESLCITSIHSFSSFSSNGSPNKYSLKLGNGQNWLIYTSSLIKFSFSHDLKLTFSNNSSDGAPVMLRIAVIPDSSSKTEVVLDKYSSCYPLSGDVLFNKPYCVEYKWQKKGFGNLLMLAHPLHLQLLSKDEGNVNVLEHFKYRSIDGDLVGVVGDSWLLETDPVPVNWHSNRGLKEESYDEIKSALSKDVEDLDSSAITTTSTYFYGKLIARAARLALIGEEVGFLGVVAKVKKFLSETIDPWLNGTFNGNGFLYDEKWGGIVTKQGSTDPGAEFGFGVYNNHHYHLGYFLYGIAVLAKIDPKWGKKYKPQAYSIMSDFMNLGGGKAEHYHSTLNHYHYTRLRCFDLYKLHSWAGGLTEFADGRNQMGTSEAINAYYSAALLGLAYNDTELVILGSTLAALEIHAAKMWWHVNGEGDSNMYEKGFVEENKLIGILWSNKRESRLWFAPPLWKECRLAVQLLPLIPVSEFLFSDESFVKEIVQWTMPALDRDGVGEGWKGFVYALEGVYDNESALEKIRSLKHFGNGNSFSNLLWWIHSRGSSK